A window of the Vanessa tameamea isolate UH-Manoa-2023 chromosome 22, ilVanTame1 primary haplotype, whole genome shotgun sequence genome harbors these coding sequences:
- the LOC113397630 gene encoding protein mini spindles isoform X2: MEDENEYKKLPTEEKCVHKLWKARVAGYEEAIKLFNQIDDEKAPEWNKFLGLIKKFVTDSNAVAQEKGLEAALVFVENCGHAGKTTGEVMSGIVAKCIAAPKTKTKDLALQVTLMYIEIEKHEVVEEELLKGMEQKNPKVVAACVSALNTALKQFGNKVIAIKPMVKKIPILLADRDKGVRDEMKALVVEMHRWIGAAIEPHIAPLQAVVQQELRESFGAGGAAPSRYLRSQQHRARDAAPDQPDGGAEDEDAETGGGDSAEVDTYDLLDPVEILSKLPKDFYDKLEAKKWQERKEALDSLDNLLKNAPKLEPGDYADLVRALKKVITKDANVMLVALGGRLLGALAAGLRARFSPYAAVCVQAALDKFKERKPAVVAALRDAVDAIYPSTNLETIMEDMLAAFDNKNPSIKAESAMFLARALCVTQPAAFNKKLIKAYVAGLLKLLESADPVVRDAAAEALGTATKLVGEKNIAPHIGKLDNLKEQKIKEFAEKAEIKVKVAAPKKEAKPKAAALTSGKGDTKPAAGSAQPKPVKRPASAAKKPVGGSKKVAARGQPSPPREQEMTPEEVDAKAEQLFPPDVINGLADTNWKSRLAAVQSFSATARAAGEGGAAGAQLLFRVLARKPGLRDTNVQVLRARLEACKYITDNYPVSTTAADFVLQDIVTKLGETSCSAICAECLTSLSESCGLEHIINESLTFAMDSQKNPKVQAELFNWMSIAIKEFGFTMNVKSIVVHSKKALSATNPNVRTSTINFLGILSLYVGPSLINNFDSEKPATKQLISLEIDKYANSTPPTPTRQMGRVSKSASKASVGDEIEDAFDEGAEDEPVALEDNRPRTDIAPLITDSLVAEINDKNWKVRNEALDKVKAIITNSSPIKSTLGELPAALVARLLDSNSKLAQSALQICELLATSMGSKCKQHVRTFFPAFFQAFGDSKQWIRAGAVSCVEAWCRAAGPHVALEGEMVLDALRAGSPVLRAALLQWLADKLPSVPPKSFPREELSSCVPLLFACVEDRAADVRKAASDCVLPFMLHLGYEPMHKQLDKLKPGSKSVVQAVLDKARPNLPVQPLPTKSKKEEPKAVKSAGALKKEAEKKSGPATKSKVVKPSSASSRGKKEDEDCTPLLPNNNAKNQRIIDDQKLKVLKWNFTTPREEFFELLKEQMNSAGLNKQLVANMFHSDFRYHLKAIEALSEDLHDNGSALVANLDLVLKWLTLRFFDTNPSVILKGLEYLTMVFQYLTECDYTMAEYEANCFIPYLVLKVGDPKDTVRNGVKALFKQICVVYSVTKLFGYLMEGLKSKNARQRTECLECINHLLETYGSSVLAGGATLRELARHIGDRDNAVRSAALNCVATAYFLDGERVYKMIGQISDKDLSLLEERIKRASKSRSAEERRSMVVPLSADGRPIQLVPEEEQDIAEDQAPPAEYEEEEIDEPPPPPQPVVHEPRVITGPFGLDPELIAKLDAAVPILRKPDLPELDLKFLDEPVPASTVRNVTAPVRPSMVTMSPPRHVSPHALSAPPAHKPSVDDSQLADTIHSISSPDLNAAIRALSLISGALVSGRGAALGAHEARLVSAVAAQLRRLRTAPAPAHQTLPAYKYLAGALTTFYETAGCGRQVGESALRSLLGELLLVLGAAPTTPPPAADAERLVRILNNVCVRVLEHSPRTALLCAIVSLLHDSIVESDPAYPRYQDLLLKCFWKTLKMISTWDINSIDYDAVLYKIHLFYKAYPNSYWKKNPEISDTPYRTVKTLVHTLVKMKGASITNHLTQIPDVNESDLYPYLHKVLKQLKLDERKDNPSDNMNGGLPSAVGSVNAALSAGRLPRAVHEELALILKRIGSKEHNRDALSQLYDLRERHPEVDIWTFMQGSSFYFRNYVERGLKEVAEQRKMASMPMYKSDYKAENIDISNENDEKSHVIFLEKLRALQAKAGLKTESNPSSQPRTPISDNRALAESINENTLSRPHSIDPQLELHTTQAISQKNEAAVDALRLKLQQIKSSSKR; encoded by the exons atggaGGATgagaatgaatataaaaaattaccgaCAGAAGAAAAATGTGTTCACAAACTATGGAAAGCCAGAGTTGCTGGCTATGAGGAAGCAATAAAGCTATTCAACCAGATTGATGATGAGAAAGCACCGGAATGGAATAAGTTTTTGGGACTTATAAAGAAATTTGTGACTGACAGCAATGCTGTTGCACAAGAAAAAG GTTTGGAAGCAGCTCTGGTATTTGTGGAAAATTGCGGTCATGCGGGCAAAACAACCGGTGAGGTGATGTCTGGCATTGTGGCCAAATGTATAGCTGCACCCAAAACCAAGACAAAAGATCTTGCTCTGcag GTTACTTTAATGtacattgaaattgaaaaacatGAAGTTGTGGAAGAAGAACTCCTTAAAGGCATGGAACAAAAGAATCCTAAAGTTGTGGCAGCTTGTGTGTCAGCTTTGAACACTGCCCTCAAGCAGTTTGGCAATAAAGTGATAGCCATTAAGCctatggttaaaaaaatacccATCTTACTAGCTGATAGAGATAAGGGCGTCAGAGACGAGATGAAGGCTCTTGTAGTTGAAATGCACAG ATGGATAGGGGCCGCCATCGAGCCGCACATCGCGCCGCTGCAGGCGGTGGTGCAGCAGGAGCTGCGCGAGTCGTTCGGCGCCGGCGGGGCCGCGCCCTCGCGCTACCTGCGCTCGCAGCAGCACCGCGCGCGCGACGCCGCGCCCGACCAGCCCGACG GTGGTGCTGAGGATGAAGACGCTGAGACTGGCGGCGGAGATTCAGCCGAAGTGGACACGTATGATTTGCTTGATCCGGTGGAAATATTGTCCAAGCTACCCAAAGATTTTTATGACAAGCTTGAAGCCAAGAAATGGCAGGAAAGGAAGGAAGCGCTAGATTCATTGgacaatttattgaaaaatgctCCCAAATTGGAACCCGGAGACTATGCTGACTTAGTCAGAGCATTGAAAAAG GTGATCACGAAGGACGCGAACGTGATGCTGGTGGCGCTGGGCGGGCGGCTGCTGGGCGCGCTGGCGGCCGGCCTGCGCGCGCGCTTCTCGCCGTACGCCGCCGTGTGCGTGCAGGCCGCGCTCGACAAGTTCAAGGAGCGCAAGCCCGCCGTCGTGGCGGCGCTGCGGGACGCCGTCGACGCCATCTACCCCAGT ACAAACCTAGAAACAATCATGGAAGATATGCTCGCAGCTTTCGATAACAAGAATCCGTCAATAAAAGCAGAGAGTGCCATGTTCCTGGCTCGCGCTTTGTGTGTCACTCAGCCCGCCGCTTTCAACAAGAAGCTGATTAAAGCATATGTTGCTGGGCTGTTGAAACTACTAGAAAGTGCTg atcCCGTCGTCCGTGATGCAGCTGCGGAAGCCCTAGGCACAGCCACAAAATTAGTCGGCGAAAAGAACATTGCACCACACATTGGAAAATTGGACAATTTGAAAGAGCAAAAGATAAAAGAATTTGCAGAAAAG GCggaaattaaagtaaaagtagcAGCTCCAAAGAAAGAGGCCAAACCGAAAGCTGCAGCTCTCACTTCCGGAAAAGGGGACACAAAACCCGCCGCCGGTTCAGCCCAACCCAAACCCGTCAAGAGACCTGCGTCTG caGCTAAGAAACCAGTGGGCGGAAGCAAGAAGGTTGCGGCGAGAGGTCAACCGAGTCCTCCGCGTGAACAGGAGATGACTCCCGAGGAGGTCGACGCTAAAGCCGAGCAGCTGTTTCCCCCCGATGTTATCAATG GGCTGGCGGACACGAACTGGAAGAGCCGGCTGGCGGCCGTGCAGAGCTTCTCGGCGacggcgcgcgcggcgggcgagggcggcgcggcgggcgcgcagCTGCTGTTCCGCGTGCTGGCGCGCAAGCCGGGCCTGCGCGACACCAACGTGCAGGTGCTGCGGGCGCGCCTCGAGGCCTGCAAGTACATCACCGACAACTACCCCGTCTCCAC GACAGCTGCAGATTTCGTCCTGCAAGATATAGTCACAAAGCTTGGCGAAACTTCTTGCTCAGCAATCTGCGCTGAATGCCTAACTTCGTTATCGGAAAGCTGTGGCTTGGAACATATAATCAATGAAAGCTTAACATTCGCAATGGACTCGCAAAAGAATCCAAAAGTCCAGGCTGAGTTGTTTAACTGGATGTCAATTGCCATTAAGGAGTTTGGCTTTAC GATGAATGTCAAATCGATCGTTGTTCACTCAAAGAAGGCTCTGTCAGCTACAAACCCGAATGTCCGGACGTCAACGATTAACTTCCTGGGTATCCTTTCGCTTTATGTCGGACCGTCGCTAATAAACAATTTCGACAGCGAAAAACCTGCGACAAAGCAATTAATAAGTTTGGAAATCGATAAATATGCAAACAGTACACCCCCGACTCCAACCAGACAAATGGGCAGAGTTAGTAAG tCAGCAAGCAAAGCCTCGGTGGGAGATGAAATTGAAGACGCGTTCGATGAAGGAGCAGAGGATGAGCCAGTAGCTTTAGAGGACAACCGACCCAGGACCGATATCGCACCACTTATCACCGATTCTCTGGTCGCAGAGATCAACGACAAGAACTGGAAG GTTCGCAACGAAGCACTAGATAAGGTGAAGGCAATAATTACTAATTCGTCTCCGATTAAATCAACGCTCGGTGAACTGCCGGCCGCGCTCGTTGCGCGACTTCTCGACTCGAATTCGAAACTAGCTCAAAGTGCATTACAAATATGTGAACTGTTAGCTACGTCGATGGGTTCGAAGTGCAAGCAGCACGTGAGGACCTTTTTCCCAGCATTTTTCCAAG CGTTCGGCGACAGCAAGCAGTGGATCCGTGCGGGCGCCGTGTCGTGCGTGGAGGCGTGGTGCCGAGCGGCCGGCCCGCACGTGGCGCTGGAGGGGGAGATGGTGCTGGACGCGCTGCGGGCCGGCTCGCCCGTGCTGCGCGCCGCGCTGCTGCAGTGGCTGGCCGACAAGCTGCCCAGCG TGCCGCCGAAGTCGTTCCCGCGCGAGGAGCTGTCGTCGTGCGTGCCGCTGCTGTTCGCGTGCGTGGAGGACCGCGCGGCCGACGTGCGCAAGGCGGCGTCCGACTGCGTGCTGCCCTTCATGCTGCACCTCGGCTACGAGCCCATGCACAAGCAGCTCGACAAGCTCAAG CCGGGCTCCAAATCCGTGGTACAAGCGGTGCTAGATAAAGCCCGACCGAATCTGCCCGTACAACCGTTACCCACTAAAAGCAAGAAGGAAGAACCTAAAGCTGTCAAGTCAGCGGGTGCTCTTAAAAAGGAAGCCGAAAAAAAAAGTGGACCAGCCACCAAATCTAAG GTTGTCAAACCATCGTCCGCCTCGAGTCGCGGCAAAAAAGAGGATGAAGATTGTACACCATTGCTACCAAATAACAATGCTAAGAATCAACGTATTATTGATGATCAAAAATTGAAAG tTCTCAAATGGAACTTTACGACACCTCGTGAAGAATTCTTTGAACTGCTTAAAGAACAAATGAATAGCGCAGGTCTTAACAAACAACTAGTGGCCAACATGTTTCACAGTGATTTTAG gtatCATTTGAAAGCTATTGAAGCCCTATCAGAAGATTTACATGATAATGGTTCTGCACTTGTAGCGAATCTGGACTTAGTGCTAAAATGGCTAACACTGAGGTTCTTTGATACCAACCCATCTGTAATCCTCAAGGGACTGGAGTACTTGACCATGGTGTTTCAATATTTAACTGAATGTGATTATACTATGGCAGAGTATGAGGCAAACTGTTTCATACCATATTTGGTTTTGaag GTTGGTGATCCAAAAGATACAGTACGCAATGGTGTCAAAGCTCTATTTAAACAGATCTGCGTGGTCTATTCTGTTACAAAGCTGTTTGGATATCTGATGGAGGGATTAAAATCGAAAAATGCCCGACAAAGAACTG AGTGCCTGGAGTGCATCAACCACCTGCTGGAGACGTACGGCTCGTCGGTGCTGGCGGGCGGCGCCACGCTGCGCGAGCTGGCGCGCCACATCGGCGACCGCGACAACGCCGTGCGCTCCGCCGCGCTCAACTGCGTCGCCACCGCCTACTTCCTCGACGGCGAGCGCGTCTACAAGATGATCGGCCAG ATATCGGATAAAGATTTATCTTTGCTGGAAGAGCGCATCAAGCGTGCGAGCAAGAGTCGAAGTGCAGAAGAGCGCAGGTCGATGGTAGTTCCGCTGTCCGCTGATGGAAGACCTATACAGCTTGTACCTGAG GAGGAACAAGACATCGCAGAAGATCAAGCACCGCCGGCGGAGTATGAGGAAGAGGAAATTGATGAACCACCTCCACCGCCACAGcc AGTAGTGCACGAACCCAGAGTAATAACTGGTCCGTTTGGATTAGATCCGGAACTCATAGCGAAATTAGATGCAGCTGTACCCATATTACGTAAACCTGATCTACCTGAACTAGACCTCAAGTTTTTGGATGAACCTGTGCCAGCATCTACTGTCAGAAATGTAACCGCACCTGTTAGACCCAG TATGGTGACGATGTCCCCCCCGCGCCACGTGTCCCCGCACGCGCTGTCGGCGCCGCCCGCGCACAAGCCCTCCGTCGACGACTCGCAGCTCGCAGACACCATACACTCTATCTCTAGTCCTGACCTCAAT GCCGCTATCCGCGCGCTGTCGCTGATCTCGGGCGCGCTGGTGTcggggcgcggcgcggcgctggGTGCGCACGAGGCGCGCCTGGTGTCGGCCGTGGCGGCGCAGCTGCGGCGCCTGCGCACCGCTCCTGCGCCTGCGCATCAGACGCTGCCCGCCTACAAGTACCTCGCGGGGGCGCTCACCACC TTCTATGAAACAGCTGGCTGCGGTAGACAAGTGGGCGAAAGTGCATTACGTTCGTTACTTGGTGAACTGTTACTCGTACTGGGAGCTGCACCGACCACCCCTCCACCAGCAGCAGACGCAGAGCGCCTCGTGCGCATACTTAACAACGTGTGTGTACGTGTATTAGAGCACTCGCCGCGCACAGCATTATTATG TGCAATAGTGTCTCTTCTACATGACTCCATAGTCGAATCGGATCCAGCCTATCCTCGCTACCAGGATCTGTTACTTAAATGCTTCTGGAAGACATTGAAAATGATTTCAACATGGGACATCAATTCTATAGACTATGATGCAGTACTATACAAGATACATCTATTTTATAAGGCCTATCCTAATAGCTACTGGAAGAAAAATCCGGAAATAAGTGATACACCTTATAg aaccGTCAAAACACTAGTCCACACATTAGTCAAGATGAAAGGAGCATCCATCACAAACCATTTAACACAAATACCCGACGTTAACGAATCCGATCTCTATCCTTATTTACATAAAGTTCTTAAg caATTGAAACTAGACGAACGAAAAGACAACCCGTCGGACAACATGAACGGCGGCCTCCCGAGCGCGGTGGGCAGCGTGAACGCGGCGCTGTCGGCCGGCCGCCTGCCGCGCGCCGTGCACGAGGAGCTCGCGCTCATCCTCAAGCGCATCGGCTCCAAGGAGCACAACCGGGACGCGCTGTCGCAGCTGTATGACTTGCGG GAGCGTCACCCAGAAGTGGATATTTGGACCTTTATGCAAGGCTCATCGTTCTATTTCCGCAACTACGTAGAACGAGGACTAAAGGAAGTGGCCGAACAACGCAAAATGGCATCTATGCCCATGTACAAAAGCGATTACAAAGCAGAAAATATTG ATATTAGCAATGAAAATGATGAAAAGTCACATGTTATTTTCTTAGAAAAGCTAAGAGCATTACAg GCTAAAGCCGGCTTAAAAACCGAGTCTAACCCATCGTCACAGCCGCGAACACCCATCAGCGACAATAGGGCGCTCGCGGAATCTATCAACGAAAACACGCTGTCCCGCCCACACAGCATCGATCCACAGCTAGAG CTTCACACGACACAAGCAATTTCTCAGAAAAACGAGGCCGCCGTCGACGCCTTACGCCTTAAACTGCAACAGATCAAAAGCTCCTCGAAGAGATAG